One Eubacterium sp. 1001713B170207_170306_E7 genomic region harbors:
- a CDS encoding PD-(D/E)XK nuclease family protein, whose translation MRIRLIVGRKGRCHINKSDYIYEEIGARLQRGRSKMYLLVPEQFTLGAERELMAYNRLPGLLGADVLSFKRLEYRILSEVGGIAKTFVDEHGKQMLLQKSIREVQKDLTVYGKSAGKLGFLENICEFISELKQSEIMPEDLEKAEADVGEGRILSQKLKDIRKIYAAYAGLLSEERIDDDDRAKLLCAQIPKSDYLDRSLIWIDGFHTFSNQDFRIIEALAAKVDCITMTLTLDPDQNAPDASAFYVPGETMKRIEKIANDLGFEAEIVNLEKAVRPVSSGLDYLERSLFALRPRPYEQKPGDLAVVQCKNIWNEVEKGAQKIVELVRERGYRYQDIVVLAGDMETYGGPIKRAFSEYGIPFFMDDVKKVTENNFLEAVLAALETNRSHYAYEDMFTFVKTGFAPITPAEAQELENYVIEFGIRGSGWEKPFERVSANAAVELETLNASRERLMAPFMALRKSLRKARTYADKTRSLVRFLEDIKASATIDSLSEALRERGDFDSMGLYNQIWNILMEVFDQINSTMGDESATLEAYISVLSGGFQSYTVGVIPSRQDVVSITDLMRSRHSEMRALLVFGMNEGVIPKNNLSFNLLSERERNQLRQKEMELQNNSDFRRAQEDFAIYSLFAAPGDYLYLSYAMADAEGSTIPVSPLIPRIQAVFPKLTVQSALENRPEREWEAVATPRGTMSSLIGHLRELRYGKGGAVPEATKRLWQTVGKWYDQDAHYHTAFRQIQEALDYDGVDDRLSQGQAVKLFEPPIQASVSRLELYRKCPFSHYVEYGLKPVPRQAYEVEPPDIGTVLHHLIDEIYKEAEREQVSVKELSSEKTDAMVDAILDETLPQVRHQVFNSTGQYQYLGRKLRRVSKRTVRVLVDHMRRGAFDFKYSEQQFSQILRLPSFDETVRVRGVIDRIDVYQREGDAFVKVIDYKSGNKTLNLAEIYYGLSLQLAVYMEAGLEILEGDNLIPGGTFYFHVDDPMLQVNKLDPETLTAALNDSFKLNGIYLDDPRFTKAMDAEADKDSEVISLKSRNSKLSRDEFEDLLGYVKRVIIEMTERILGGDIAVRPYKKGKETGCEYCPYKGICQFDESIGKASYDVLRTSIPRDEFIDKIKEGGNSHEVD comes from the coding sequence GTGCGAATCAGATTAATTGTCGGCCGTAAAGGCCGCTGTCATATTAATAAAAGCGACTATATTTATGAGGAGATCGGAGCCCGGCTGCAGCGCGGCCGAAGTAAAATGTACCTGCTGGTGCCGGAGCAGTTTACCCTGGGGGCGGAGCGGGAGCTCATGGCCTACAACCGGCTGCCGGGGCTTTTGGGCGCGGACGTGCTCAGCTTTAAGCGTCTGGAATACCGGATTCTCAGCGAGGTGGGCGGCATTGCCAAAACCTTTGTGGATGAGCACGGCAAACAGATGCTTTTGCAGAAGAGCATCCGTGAGGTGCAGAAGGACCTGACGGTTTACGGTAAAAGCGCGGGCAAGCTGGGATTTCTGGAAAATATCTGTGAATTTATCAGTGAGCTTAAACAGAGTGAGATCATGCCTGAGGATCTGGAAAAGGCTGAGGCCGATGTGGGCGAAGGGCGGATTCTCAGCCAGAAGCTAAAGGATATTCGGAAGATCTACGCTGCCTATGCCGGGCTTTTGTCTGAGGAGCGCATTGACGATGACGACCGGGCAAAGCTTTTGTGCGCCCAGATTCCAAAATCCGATTATCTGGACCGGTCCCTGATCTGGATCGATGGGTTTCACACCTTCTCCAATCAGGATTTTCGGATCATCGAGGCGCTGGCGGCCAAGGTGGACTGTATTACCATGACGTTGACCCTGGATCCGGATCAAAACGCGCCGGATGCCTCAGCCTTTTATGTGCCGGGGGAAACCATGAAGCGCATCGAGAAAATCGCCAATGATCTGGGCTTTGAGGCGGAGATTGTCAATCTGGAAAAGGCGGTCCGCCCGGTATCCTCGGGTCTGGATTATCTGGAGCGCAGTCTCTTCGCCCTGCGGCCCCGGCCCTATGAGCAGAAGCCCGGGGATTTGGCCGTGGTGCAGTGCAAAAACATCTGGAACGAGGTGGAAAAGGGCGCCCAGAAAATTGTGGAGCTGGTGCGGGAGCGCGGCTACCGCTATCAGGACATCGTGGTGCTGGCAGGCGATATGGAAACCTACGGCGGGCCCATTAAACGGGCCTTTTCGGAGTACGGCATTCCCTTTTTTATGGACGATGTGAAAAAGGTCACGGAGAATAACTTTCTGGAAGCTGTACTGGCCGCCCTTGAGACCAACCGGAGCCATTACGCCTACGAGGATATGTTCACCTTTGTCAAAACCGGCTTTGCGCCCATTACGCCAGCGGAGGCTCAGGAGCTTGAGAATTATGTGATCGAGTTCGGTATCCGCGGCAGCGGCTGGGAAAAGCCCTTTGAGCGTGTGAGCGCCAATGCGGCCGTGGAGCTGGAGACGCTGAATGCGAGCCGTGAGCGGCTTATGGCCCCGTTTATGGCGCTGCGCAAAAGCCTGAGAAAAGCCAGAACCTATGCGGATAAAACCAGAAGCCTGGTGCGCTTTCTGGAGGATATCAAGGCGTCCGCAACCATCGACAGCCTGAGCGAGGCGCTGCGGGAGCGGGGCGACTTTGACAGCATGGGCCTGTACAACCAGATATGGAACATCCTGATGGAGGTGTTTGATCAGATCAACAGCACCATGGGCGATGAAAGCGCCACTTTGGAGGCATATATTTCTGTGCTGAGCGGCGGCTTCCAGTCCTACACAGTAGGCGTGATTCCCAGCCGCCAGGATGTGGTCAGCATCACCGACCTGATGCGCAGCCGCCATTCGGAGATGAGAGCCCTGCTGGTCTTTGGCATGAACGAGGGCGTGATTCCCAAAAACAACCTTTCCTTTAACCTTTTATCAGAGCGTGAGCGCAATCAGCTGCGCCAGAAGGAGATGGAGCTTCAGAATAACAGCGATTTCAGACGGGCGCAGGAGGATTTTGCCATCTACAGCCTTTTCGCCGCACCGGGCGATTATTTGTATCTTTCCTATGCCATGGCCGACGCCGAGGGCAGCACCATACCGGTATCGCCGCTTATCCCAAGGATACAGGCGGTTTTTCCAAAGCTGACGGTTCAGAGCGCGCTGGAAAACAGGCCGGAAAGAGAATGGGAGGCTGTGGCCACCCCGAGGGGGACCATGAGCAGCCTTATCGGCCATCTGCGCGAGCTGCGTTATGGTAAGGGCGGGGCAGTGCCTGAGGCGACAAAGCGCCTCTGGCAGACCGTTGGTAAATGGTATGACCAGGACGCCCATTATCACACCGCCTTCCGGCAGATCCAGGAGGCGCTGGATTACGACGGGGTGGATGACCGGCTGAGCCAGGGGCAGGCCGTTAAGCTCTTCGAGCCGCCCATCCAGGCCAGTGTATCGCGTCTGGAGCTCTACCGCAAGTGCCCCTTTTCTCATTACGTGGAATACGGTTTAAAGCCGGTGCCCCGGCAGGCGTATGAGGTGGAGCCGCCGGACATCGGCACGGTACTGCACCACCTCATAGATGAAATCTATAAGGAGGCTGAGCGTGAGCAGGTTTCCGTCAAGGAGCTGAGCTCAGAAAAAACCGATGCCATGGTGGACGCCATTCTGGACGAAACCCTGCCGCAGGTAAGGCATCAGGTGTTTAACAGCACGGGGCAGTACCAGTACCTCGGCCGCAAGCTGCGCCGGGTAAGCAAGCGCACCGTCCGTGTGCTGGTGGATCATATGCGCCGCGGCGCCTTTGATTTTAAATACAGCGAGCAGCAGTTCAGTCAGATTTTAAGGCTGCCGAGCTTTGACGAGACCGTCAGGGTGCGCGGCGTCATCGACCGCATTGATGTGTACCAGCGCGAGGGCGATGCCTTTGTGAAGGTCATTGACTACAAATCCGGTAACAAGACGCTGAACCTGGCGGAAATCTACTATGGCCTGTCCTTGCAGCTGGCTGTGTACATGGAGGCCGGGCTGGAGATTCTGGAGGGAGACAACCTGATACCGGGCGGCACCTTCTATTTTCACGTGGACGATCCCATGCTCCAGGTGAATAAGCTGGACCCTGAGACGCTGACCGCCGCCCTCAACGATTCCTTTAAGCTCAACGGTATCTATCTGGATGATCCCCGTTTTACCAAGGCCATGGACGCAGAGGCTGACAAGGATTCGGAGGTCATCAGCCTGAAATCCCGGAACTCCAAGCTGAGCCGCGATGAGTTTGAGGATTTGCTGGGCTATGTGAAGCGTGTGATCATCGAGATGACTGAGCGGATACTGGGCGGCGATATTGCTGTAAGGCCCTATAAGAAAGGAAAGGAAACGGGCTGTGAGTATTGCCCTTACAAGGGCATCTGCCAGTTCGATGAGAGCATCGGCAAGGCATCTTATGATGTGTTGCGCACCAGTATCCCGAGGGATGAGTTTATCGATAAAATAAAGGAAGGAGGAAACAGCCATGAAGTGGACTGA
- the addA gene encoding helicase-exonuclease AddAB subunit AddA: MKWTEDQLKAIETRGKNLLVSAAAGSGKTALLIERIRRIVVEEKTSVDALLVLTFTRSAAAEMKERLSAALMAELEKEGVDSDFVIAQISRLGAAAISTLHAFCSRLVKDYFQEGGIDPDFKLGNETELSIMVQEALEALFEEKYQEIPEGGETPFSRLVDMFTGNRDDRELKSLVENFHYFLVTQPDSEKWCVRALSYFGMDAESFWKSPWGGELDSLIRTDMEGAYELLENAYALCRDHEGFEKTAAQLQEDFFAVGLAIDALEEGYDDFRHALSGIRFARYSGNKKANAETSDHIKELRNEAKGIIQGLQKRLNLDLSEALAQLSEMQEPMADLVELTRDFQKKYQLKKAEKGLLDFNDLEQSTLRILNNPAIAAEVREQYEYVFLDEYQDTNDMQEAIIRRIVRDDNYFMVGDVKQSIYRFRLADPTIFIGKYHAFSQETDALNDLITLSQNFRSCQGVVDGVNGVFEAIMSPALGEIEYDDRARLYKGLDNEGPYVKTQVHVIENKTDEDTDPVVGEMPAVEMEARFIAREIQSRVGKPVFDTKTGEERLLQYRDIGVLMRSVAGRGDVYAKIFSELGIPAYFDGGEQYYESMEIGVVMNLLDLIDNHHQDLPLLSVMTSPIGDFNTEECTEIRLFQKEGSYYAAVEKYRDMRQDALAAKLDAFYKKLDAWQWDSRVMDIEDFLWKLYLDTGYYYFVGALPGGEQRQNNLRVLLKRAGDYKRSTLRGLFYFIRFIERMKKHKYDMSPPGVLSESENVVRIMTIHKSKGLEFPVVFLSGTGKLFNKRIRNRDILFHKDLGICPDYINLELRAKMPTLAKNICLEKNELETLSEEMRLLYVAMTRARESLVVVGMVKNLESKLTAWSGPGDLYHLKKAGGLLDWIMQALFKNSVPEIVEEEKRRSLSLPNYAVYFYTAEQSLKHHISEDTVEELIEEPPAPSEALWQEVCRRLSYRYPFAGQQELPGKMTVTEVKRLRNQAEALGVPEIPERVALPSFMMADAREITGAEKGTALHFMMQSLPLDKLRTVAEDTGAFEQLLKDEQQRLVTEQLLLPELAETIDLGVIRGFFQSELGKRMLAAKRVRREVPFNYQYDPRKVLPDWQDAGAPLVVQGMIDCCFEENGKWILLDYKTDRYFNEAGRQQLIDQYRLQINFYAEALANLTGMPVAERILCLVAMGEQIKVER, translated from the coding sequence ATGAAGTGGACTGAGGATCAGCTGAAAGCCATTGAGACACGCGGGAAAAACCTGCTGGTATCCGCGGCGGCCGGTTCAGGCAAGACGGCGCTGCTCATCGAGCGTATCCGCCGTATTGTGGTGGAGGAAAAGACCAGCGTGGACGCCCTGCTGGTGCTTACCTTTACCCGGTCTGCGGCGGCAGAAATGAAAGAACGGCTGAGTGCCGCGCTCATGGCAGAGCTTGAGAAGGAAGGCGTGGACTCGGATTTTGTCATCGCGCAGATCAGCCGTCTGGGCGCTGCCGCCATCTCGACCCTGCACGCCTTTTGCAGCCGCCTGGTCAAGGATTATTTTCAGGAGGGCGGCATTGACCCAGACTTTAAGCTGGGCAATGAGACCGAGCTGTCCATCATGGTTCAGGAAGCCCTGGAGGCCCTTTTTGAGGAAAAATACCAGGAAATACCAGAGGGTGGGGAAACGCCCTTCAGCCGTCTGGTGGATATGTTTACCGGCAACCGGGACGACCGGGAGCTTAAGAGTCTGGTGGAGAATTTTCATTATTTCCTTGTGACACAGCCGGATTCCGAAAAATGGTGTGTGCGCGCCCTGTCCTATTTTGGAATGGACGCCGAGAGCTTTTGGAAAAGCCCCTGGGGCGGGGAGCTGGACAGCCTGATCCGCACCGATATGGAGGGAGCCTATGAGCTGCTGGAAAACGCTTATGCCCTGTGCAGAGACCATGAAGGCTTTGAGAAAACCGCGGCTCAGCTTCAGGAGGACTTCTTCGCAGTGGGGCTTGCCATCGACGCGCTGGAGGAGGGTTATGATGATTTCCGGCATGCCCTTTCCGGCATCCGCTTTGCCCGCTACAGCGGCAATAAAAAGGCGAACGCCGAGACCAGTGACCACATCAAGGAGCTCAGGAACGAAGCCAAGGGCATTATTCAGGGGCTGCAAAAACGCCTGAATCTGGACCTTTCAGAGGCATTGGCGCAGCTTTCAGAAATGCAGGAGCCCATGGCCGACCTGGTGGAACTCACACGGGATTTTCAGAAAAAATATCAGCTTAAAAAGGCGGAGAAAGGCCTGCTGGATTTTAACGATCTGGAGCAGAGCACCCTGCGCATTTTAAACAATCCCGCCATTGCCGCCGAGGTGCGGGAGCAGTACGAGTACGTGTTTCTGGATGAGTACCAGGACACCAACGATATGCAGGAGGCCATCATCAGGCGGATCGTGCGGGACGACAACTATTTTATGGTTGGGGATGTCAAGCAGAGCATTTACCGTTTCCGTCTGGCCGACCCGACGATTTTTATTGGAAAATACCATGCTTTCAGCCAGGAAACTGACGCGCTGAACGACCTCATTACCCTGAGCCAGAACTTCAGAAGCTGTCAGGGCGTGGTGGACGGCGTCAACGGTGTGTTCGAGGCCATTATGAGCCCGGCGCTGGGCGAGATTGAGTACGACGACCGTGCGCGGCTTTATAAAGGACTGGATAACGAGGGCCCCTATGTCAAAACCCAGGTGCACGTCATCGAGAATAAAACGGACGAGGATACCGACCCGGTCGTGGGTGAGATGCCCGCAGTGGAGATGGAAGCCCGCTTTATTGCAAGAGAAATACAAAGCCGGGTAGGCAAGCCGGTCTTTGACACCAAAACCGGCGAAGAACGCCTGCTCCAGTACCGTGACATCGGGGTGCTCATGCGGTCTGTGGCCGGACGTGGCGATGTCTACGCCAAAATCTTTTCAGAGCTGGGGATACCCGCCTATTTTGACGGCGGCGAGCAGTATTACGAATCCATGGAGATCGGTGTGGTCATGAATCTTTTAGACCTCATTGACAACCACCATCAGGATCTGCCGCTGCTCAGCGTAATGACCTCGCCCATCGGGGATTTTAACACCGAAGAATGTACCGAGATCCGCCTGTTTCAAAAGGAGGGCAGCTACTACGCGGCCGTGGAAAAATACCGCGACATGCGGCAGGACGCTCTGGCCGCCAAGCTGGACGCCTTTTATAAAAAGCTGGACGCGTGGCAGTGGGATTCACGGGTCATGGACATCGAGGATTTTCTGTGGAAGCTGTATCTGGACACGGGCTATTACTATTTTGTGGGTGCTCTGCCAGGCGGCGAGCAGCGGCAGAACAATCTGCGGGTGCTCCTGAAGCGCGCCGGAGACTATAAGCGCTCCACGCTGCGCGGTTTGTTCTACTTTATCCGCTTTATCGAGCGTATGAAAAAGCACAAGTACGATATGTCGCCGCCGGGAGTGCTCAGCGAGAGCGAAAATGTGGTGCGTATTATGACGATCCACAAGAGCAAGGGGCTGGAATTTCCAGTGGTTTTCCTGTCCGGCACCGGCAAGCTGTTCAACAAGCGCATCCGGAACCGGGATATCCTGTTCCACAAGGACCTGGGGATCTGCCCGGACTACATTAATCTGGAGCTGCGGGCCAAAATGCCCACACTGGCCAAAAACATCTGCCTTGAAAAGAACGAGCTGGAAACCCTGTCCGAGGAAATGCGCCTGCTCTACGTTGCCATGACCCGGGCCCGTGAAAGTCTGGTGGTGGTGGGCATGGTCAAAAACCTGGAGTCCAAACTGACAGCCTGGTCAGGACCGGGGGATCTGTATCACCTGAAAAAAGCGGGCGGGCTTCTGGACTGGATCATGCAGGCGCTTTTTAAAAACAGCGTACCGGAAATTGTCGAGGAAGAAAAACGTCGGAGTCTGAGCCTGCCAAACTACGCAGTGTATTTTTACACCGCGGAGCAGAGTCTGAAGCACCATATCTCAGAGGACACAGTGGAGGAGCTCATCGAGGAGCCGCCAGCACCCTCGGAGGCCCTGTGGCAGGAGGTCTGCCGACGTCTGAGCTACCGCTATCCCTTTGCCGGCCAGCAGGAGCTGCCAGGCAAAATGACCGTCACCGAGGTCAAACGGCTGAGAAACCAGGCCGAGGCACTGGGGGTGCCGGAAATTCCGGAACGTGTGGCGCTGCCCTCCTTTATGATGGCCGACGCCAGGGAAATTACCGGCGCCGAAAAGGGCACGGCCCTGCATTTTATGATGCAGAGCCTGCCTCTTGATAAGCTGCGCACTGTGGCAGAGGATACCGGAGCCTTTGAGCAGCTGCTGAAAGATGAGCAGCAAAGGCTTGTCACCGAACAGCTGCTGCTGCCGGAGCTGGCAGAAACCATTGACCTTGGGGTGATCCGCGGGTTTTTCCAGTCTGAGCTGGGAAAACGCATGCTGGCTGCCAAGCGTGTGCGGCGGGAGGTGCCCTTTAATTACCAGTACGATCCCAGAAAGGTTCTGCCAGACTGGCAGGACGCCGGCGCGCCGCTGGTGGTGCAGGGGATGATTGACTGCTGCTTTGAGGAAAATGGAAAATGGATTCTGTTAGACTATAAGACCGACCGCTACTTTAACGAAGCCGGCCGGCAGCAGCTCATCGACCAGTACCGTCTCCAGATCAATTTCTACGCCGAAGCTTTGGCCAACCTGACCGGCATGCCCGTGGCCGAGCGGATTCTCTGCCTGGTGGCCATGGGTGAGCAGATAAAGGTGGAGCGGTAA
- a CDS encoding methyltransferase produces MGFLLLVPFFLIRFGLLAFLDKGAVARAAHFAPLLKKEKPAYWIYQIANAAIFLDLFFLKIKFTPATLFYAGAAVYAAGTLLLAVSMVNFAAPSESGVNQNGLYRLSRNPMYVAYFIFFVGCLLLTQSLLLLGFTIVFQVSSHSIIRSEERWCLAHFGEAYRQYIKKVRRYL; encoded by the coding sequence ATGGGATTTTTATTGTTAGTCCCCTTTTTCCTCATACGTTTTGGCCTTTTGGCTTTCCTGGATAAAGGCGCTGTGGCGCGGGCCGCCCACTTTGCGCCGCTTTTAAAGAAGGAAAAACCAGCCTATTGGATTTACCAGATCGCTAACGCCGCCATTTTTCTTGACCTGTTCTTTTTGAAAATTAAATTCACGCCGGCAACACTGTTTTATGCCGGCGCGGCGGTTTACGCTGCCGGCACTCTCCTGCTGGCCGTGTCCATGGTTAATTTCGCGGCTCCATCTGAAAGCGGAGTCAACCAGAACGGCCTCTACCGCCTGTCGCGCAACCCGATGTACGTGGCGTATTTTATCTTTTTTGTGGGGTGCTTGCTGCTCACCCAGTCCCTTTTGCTGCTGGGCTTTACCATCGTCTTTCAGGTGTCCTCCCATTCAATTATCCGCTCCGAGGAACGGTGGTGCCTGGCGCATTTCGGCGAAGCCTACCGCCAGTATATAAAAAAGGTCCGGCGCTATCTTTGA
- a CDS encoding aldo/keto reductase produces MQYRPFKDLELSQLGFGAMRFPIKYNNEKLIDEKAAGQCLQTAIDNGVNYFDTAWPYHKQASEPFLGKFLAETGQRDKVQLATKLPCWQCHDPADADRYLEEQLERLQTDHIDFYLLHALDSYRFKKLLELGIIDFMDRAKASGKVRYLGFSFHDLSAEFEPILDAYPFDFVQIQLNYMDESFQAGLAGLKAAHERGMGGMIMEPLRGGQLAAQPEGDLADLWQSFDTALTPPELGFKYLYNMPEVTCVLSGMSDLGQVQENIATAEKYTSGCLTAQDKAMIERLRDFYRSRMKADCTGCRYCNGCPQIIPIPTIFKYYNEAFMYGDVAASRKKYRTNIKNKFKADQCAQCGQCEQHCPQNLEIQALLREAHAFLMAED; encoded by the coding sequence ATGCAATACCGACCATTTAAAGACCTCGAACTCTCCCAGCTGGGCTTTGGCGCCATGCGTTTTCCCATTAAATACAACAACGAAAAGCTGATCGACGAAAAGGCAGCGGGCCAGTGCCTTCAGACCGCCATCGACAATGGCGTCAACTATTTTGACACAGCCTGGCCTTACCACAAGCAGGCCAGCGAGCCTTTTTTAGGAAAATTCCTGGCAGAAACAGGACAGCGGGACAAGGTGCAGCTTGCCACCAAACTGCCCTGCTGGCAGTGCCATGACCCGGCCGACGCCGACCGCTATCTGGAGGAGCAGCTGGAGCGGCTTCAAACCGACCATATTGATTTCTACCTGCTCCACGCTCTGGACAGCTACCGCTTCAAAAAGCTTCTGGAGCTCGGGATCATCGACTTTATGGACCGGGCAAAGGCCTCGGGCAAGGTGCGCTACCTCGGCTTTTCCTTTCACGACCTCAGCGCTGAATTCGAGCCGATTTTGGACGCTTATCCCTTTGATTTTGTCCAGATCCAGCTCAATTACATGGACGAAAGCTTTCAGGCGGGTCTCGCCGGCCTGAAGGCCGCCCATGAGCGCGGCATGGGGGGCATGATCATGGAACCTCTGCGCGGCGGCCAGCTGGCGGCACAGCCCGAAGGCGATCTGGCAGACCTCTGGCAGAGCTTTGACACTGCCCTTACCCCGCCGGAGCTCGGGTTTAAATATTTATACAATATGCCCGAGGTCACCTGTGTGCTCAGCGGCATGTCCGACCTCGGGCAGGTGCAGGAAAACATCGCCACCGCCGAAAAATATACCTCCGGCTGCCTCACAGCGCAGGACAAAGCAATGATCGAACGGCTCCGAGACTTTTACAGAAGCCGTATGAAGGCTGACTGCACTGGCTGCCGCTATTGCAACGGCTGCCCCCAGATCATCCCGATTCCCACCATCTTTAAATACTATAATGAAGCCTTTATGTATGGCGATGTGGCCGCCTCCCGGAAGAAATACCGAACCAATATCAAAAACAAGTTCAAGGCTGACCAGTGCGCACAATGCGGCCAGTGTGAGCAGCACTGCCCCCAGAACCTGGAGATTCAGGCGCTGCTCCGGGAAGCCCACGCGTTTCTGATGGCTGAGGACTAA
- a CDS encoding bifunctional enoyl-CoA hydratase/phosphate acetyltransferase, with protein sequence MYRFDEIKDRLTEMARVRKKVVAVAAAGDKVVLETIKIMNGHGFGRAILVGDADKIKQYAGEVGCDLSENTIVDEKDEKRAAALAVARVRDGEADILMKGLLQTKTYLQAILNRDHGLRTGKLLNAVTAFEAPNLDRMILATDCGMIVEPGLKEKIEMIGNATRLANALGCRHPKVSCVSAVETVNDNMPDGIDAAVLSKMNERGQIKGCVIDGPLSMDLSISEHSVKHKGVISPVAGHADILLMPNLQAGNIFWKTMTYMAGAQSGAVIMGTAKPAVLTSRADSADAKVNSMALAMMLGTLHD encoded by the coding sequence ATGTACCGTTTTGATGAAATAAAGGATCGGCTGACCGAAATGGCCAGAGTGCGTAAAAAAGTAGTTGCGGTTGCGGCCGCAGGTGATAAGGTGGTGCTGGAGACCATCAAGATCATGAACGGCCACGGCTTTGGCCGGGCGATTCTGGTGGGCGACGCGGATAAGATCAAGCAATACGCCGGCGAGGTTGGCTGTGATCTTAGCGAGAACACCATTGTGGACGAAAAGGACGAAAAGCGCGCGGCGGCGCTGGCAGTGGCCAGGGTAAGGGACGGCGAAGCGGATATCCTGATGAAGGGACTGCTTCAGACCAAAACCTATTTGCAGGCGATCCTGAACCGTGACCACGGACTGCGGACCGGCAAGCTCCTAAACGCCGTAACCGCCTTTGAGGCGCCGAACCTGGACCGGATGATTCTGGCAACGGACTGCGGCATGATTGTAGAGCCGGGCTTAAAGGAAAAGATCGAGATGATCGGCAACGCCACCCGGCTGGCAAACGCGCTGGGCTGCCGCCACCCCAAGGTATCCTGCGTGAGCGCGGTGGAAACTGTCAACGACAATATGCCCGACGGCATCGACGCGGCGGTTCTGTCAAAAATGAATGAGCGCGGCCAGATCAAGGGCTGTGTGATCGACGGCCCCCTGTCCATGGATCTTTCCATCTCCGAGCATTCGGTTAAGCATAAGGGCGTAATCAGCCCAGTGGCCGGACACGCGGATATCCTGCTCATGCCCAATCTGCAGGCGGGAAATATTTTCTGGAAAACCATGACCTATATGGCCGGCGCCCAGAGCGGCGCGGTTATCATGGGAACCGCCAAGCCGGCGGTGCTCACCTCCAGAGCCGACTCTGCCGACGCAAAGGTCAACTCCATGGCTTTGGCCATGATGCTGGGAACGCTGCACGACTGA
- a CDS encoding DNA repair exonuclease — MKVSFIHTGDLHMGRQFHFNRRGDIYGKNKRLDLWETFEKILNTAEKNQIDLLLIAGDLFDSDEVDIMEIERVAEKFSHLTTTRVVICAGNHDCYSSVSLFGLVDWPDNVTLFKTGKLESVYFPDLKTEVYGMSWVKKAYTDLPFPRGIAVNPECNNILMLHGDAYNRQTDYLPIDVSDFSNFDYVALGHIHKPEYLNETAAYCGSPEGLSFGESGDHGVIVGKIDTHKCVSEFVPIQKRRYVDLALEVTPEMTFDQIKDRILACDTEENRMKNYYRVSLKGYVDPEVSVDWLGDELRPSFYYFELNDKALEIDLDIDLLLKENRDNMIGKFIQEMLLEEVSPITKKALYYGLEGILKEKVIL; from the coding sequence ATGAAGGTATCTTTCATACATACAGGTGATTTGCACATGGGCCGCCAGTTCCATTTTAACCGGCGTGGTGACATATACGGGAAAAATAAACGGCTGGACCTGTGGGAGACCTTTGAAAAAATACTCAACACCGCTGAAAAGAACCAGATCGACCTGCTGCTGATCGCCGGGGATCTTTTCGACTCCGATGAAGTGGACATTATGGAAATTGAGCGGGTGGCAGAAAAGTTCTCACACCTCACCACCACCCGGGTGGTCATCTGCGCGGGCAACCATGACTGCTACAGCAGCGTGTCCCTTTTTGGCCTGGTGGACTGGCCGGACAACGTGACCCTGTTTAAAACCGGCAAGCTGGAGTCCGTCTATTTTCCAGACCTTAAGACGGAGGTCTACGGTATGTCCTGGGTGAAAAAGGCTTACACCGACCTGCCCTTTCCGCGGGGCATTGCCGTCAATCCGGAGTGCAACAACATCCTGATGCTGCACGGCGACGCCTACAACCGGCAGACCGATTATCTGCCCATCGACGTATCGGACTTTTCCAATTTTGACTACGTGGCCCTTGGCCATATCCACAAGCCGGAGTATCTGAACGAGACCGCTGCCTACTGCGGCAGCCCGGAGGGGCTGAGCTTTGGCGAGAGCGGCGACCATGGCGTCATTGTCGGCAAGATCGACACGCACAAATGTGTCAGTGAGTTTGTACCCATCCAGAAGCGCCGCTACGTGGACCTGGCGCTTGAGGTGACGCCGGAAATGACCTTTGATCAGATCAAGGACCGGATCCTCGCCTGCGACACAGAGGAAAACCGGATGAAAAACTATTACCGGGTCAGCCTGAAGGGCTATGTGGATCCGGAGGTTTCCGTAGACTGGCTGGGGGATGAATTACGGCCATCCTTTTACTATTTTGAACTGAACGACAAGGCCCTTGAAATCGACCTGGACATCGACCTGCTGCTCAAGGAAAACAGGGACAACATGATCGGCAAATTCATACAGGAGATGCTTCTTGAGGAAGTGTCCCCCATCACGAAAAAGGCCCTGTACTACGGTCTGGAAGGGATCTTGAAGGAAAAGGTAATTCTATGA